In Deltaproteobacteria bacterium GWC2_55_46, a single window of DNA contains:
- a CDS encoding YraN family protein, whose protein sequence is MNRIAVGKAGEDEAAGFLERHGYRILERNFRCRYGEIDIIARDGKTIVFVEVKTRGSDRFGPPGASVDGRKQRKMTITSSFYLEGLGHTDPDIRFDVVCIEMKDGRAQIEHIQDAFEAGE, encoded by the coding sequence GTGAACAGAATAGCTGTAGGGAAGGCCGGGGAGGACGAGGCCGCAGGGTTCCTTGAGAGGCATGGCTACAGGATACTCGAGCGGAACTTCAGGTGCAGGTACGGCGAGATAGACATAATCGCGCGTGACGGAAAGACGATCGTCTTTGTAGAGGTCAAGACCAGGGGCTCGGACAGGTTCGGCCCGCCGGGCGCGAGCGTTGACGGGAGAAAGCAGAGGAAGATGACGATAACTTCCTCTTTTTATCTTGAAGGACTCGGGCATACGGACCCTGACATCCGTTTCGACGTAGTTTGCATTGAGATGAAGGATGGCAGGGCTCAAATAGAGCATATACAGGACGCTTTCGAGGCGGGGGAGTAA
- a CDS encoding ribonuclease HII: MDIHEKEANSAGYRFVAGVDEAGRGPLAGPVVAAAVIFPFPPPLDLGIKDSKALSGRARAARLFDIFKEASSVGVGIVWPAEIDRINILKASLKAMELAVGKLSIKPDKILVDGNMPINTGISQRPIISGDSLSVSIAAASIVAKTARDAIMESYHRRYPQYNFISNKGYPTREHLEAIDIHGPTPIHRRTFRGVIKGISAGPEER, translated from the coding sequence ATGGACATCCACGAAAAAGAGGCCAACTCAGCAGGGTACAGATTTGTCGCCGGTGTTGACGAGGCTGGCAGGGGGCCTCTGGCCGGCCCTGTAGTCGCAGCCGCCGTCATCTTCCCTTTCCCGCCGCCGCTCGACCTGGGGATAAAAGACTCCAAGGCTCTTTCAGGCAGGGCAAGGGCCGCTCGCCTCTTCGACATATTCAAGGAAGCTTCTTCCGTCGGCGTCGGCATAGTCTGGCCAGCCGAGATAGACCGCATAAACATCCTCAAAGCCTCGCTCAAGGCCATGGAGCTGGCCGTAGGCAAGCTCTCCATCAAGCCTGATAAGATACTCGTTGACGGGAACATGCCCATCAACACCGGCATCAGCCAGAGGCCTATTATCTCAGGGGACTCGTTGAGCGTCAGCATCGCCGCGGCTTCCATCGTCGCCAAGACGGCGAGGGATGCGATAATGGAGTCCTATCACAGGCGCTACCCCCAATACAACTTCATATCGAACAAGGGTTATCCGACAAGGGAACACCTTGAGGCGATAGACATCCACGGCCCCACGCCCATTCACAGAAGGACGTTCAGAGGGGTCATAAAAGGGATCTCCGCAGGGCCGGAGGAGAGGTGA
- a CDS encoding 50S ribosomal protein L19 yields MGVIQDIEKDFIRTDIPAFNPGDTLLVRVKIKEGDKARVQPFEGVVIKKRGGGVRATFTLRKISYGVGVERIFPVNSPALESVKVLTKGIVRRAKLYYLRDLKGKAARIKTRR; encoded by the coding sequence ATGGGAGTCATTCAGGATATCGAGAAGGATTTTATCAGGACCGACATTCCGGCGTTTAACCCTGGTGATACCCTTCTTGTGAGGGTCAAGATCAAGGAAGGCGACAAGGCAAGGGTCCAGCCCTTCGAGGGCGTCGTGATAAAAAAGCGCGGCGGCGGCGTAAGGGCGACTTTCACGCTCCGCAAGATATCATACGGCGTTGGCGTAGAAAGGATATTCCCGGTCAATTCCCCGGCGCTTGAGTCTGTAAAGGTGCTTACCAAGGGTATCGTCAGGAGGGCCAAGCTTTACTACCTCCGCGACCTCAAGGGCAAGGCCGCAAGGATCAAGACCAGGAGATAA
- a CDS encoding tRNA (guanosine(37)-N1)-methyltransferase TrmD, which produces MVFEILTLFPEFFSSPCRHGVIGRALSRGLIEVVPHNLRDHTIDRHRTTDDSPYGGGHGMVMKVEPVVKAIEALKASGPAKVVLTTPQGERFTQGLASELTIHKRLIMVCGRYEGYDERIREYADYEISIGDYVLSGGEIPALVMIDAVGRLIPGVLGEPESAEGDSFSSGLLEFPQYTRPEDFRGMRVPDVLLSGNHAEIERWRRQEALRRTFRRRPDLLEGASLADEDRKFLDGLRDGKRE; this is translated from the coding sequence ATGGTCTTTGAGATACTGACCCTTTTCCCCGAGTTCTTCTCATCCCCTTGCCGCCACGGAGTTATCGGAAGGGCGCTGTCAAGGGGGCTCATAGAAGTAGTCCCCCACAACCTAAGGGACCATACCATCGACAGGCACAGGACTACCGACGACTCTCCCTATGGCGGAGGCCACGGGATGGTCATGAAGGTGGAACCTGTGGTGAAGGCGATAGAGGCGCTCAAGGCCAGTGGGCCGGCAAAGGTAGTCCTTACCACCCCGCAGGGCGAGCGCTTTACGCAAGGATTGGCAAGCGAGCTTACAATACACAAGCGGCTCATCATGGTCTGCGGAAGGTATGAAGGCTATGACGAGCGCATAAGAGAGTACGCCGATTACGAGATATCCATCGGCGATTATGTACTTTCTGGCGGCGAGATACCGGCGCTTGTGATGATAGACGCCGTGGGGAGGCTCATCCCCGGCGTCCTCGGCGAGCCTGAGTCAGCCGAAGGCGACTCCTTTAGCTCCGGGCTCCTTGAGTTCCCGCAGTATACAAGGCCCGAAGATTTCAGAGGCATGAGGGTCCCGGACGTGCTCCTTTCAGGCAACCACGCTGAAATAGAGAGGTGGAGGAGGCAGGAGGCCCTGAGGAGGACCTTCAGAAGGAGGCCGGACCTCCTTGAGGGAGCGTCTCTTGCCGACGAAGATAGAAAGTTCCTTGATGGGCTCCGGGACGGCAAAAGGGAATAA
- a CDS encoding 16S rRNA processing protein RimM yields MNKDVELVLIAKITGVHGLKGEVKAVAYGVLDDIHWDTVILAGKGRHEARRVVRARKHKGGWIIELEGCHDRSAAEALVGLEISVKKSELPETAEDEYYYFDLIGMEVYTDESRYIGRVTNVISTGGNDVLETTGPCGDVLIPAIESVIVSVDTGTRKITIRLIEGLLP; encoded by the coding sequence TTGAATAAAGACGTCGAACTCGTCCTGATCGCGAAGATAACCGGGGTACACGGGCTTAAGGGCGAGGTAAAGGCCGTTGCCTACGGCGTACTCGACGACATCCATTGGGATACCGTCATCCTCGCCGGCAAGGGCAGGCACGAGGCCAGGCGTGTAGTACGGGCGCGCAAGCACAAGGGCGGCTGGATCATCGAGCTGGAGGGGTGCCATGACCGTAGCGCGGCAGAGGCGCTCGTAGGCCTCGAGATATCGGTTAAAAAGTCCGAACTGCCTGAGACCGCTGAGGACGAGTACTATTATTTCGACCTCATCGGCATGGAAGTCTATACCGACGAGTCGAGGTACATAGGCCGGGTCACCAACGTCATCTCGACCGGCGGTAACGACGTCCTTGAGACGACCGGCCCTTGCGGCGATGTCCTTATCCCGGCGATAGAGAGCGTCATAGTGAGCGTCGATACCGGGACGAGGAAGATAACGATACGCCTTATCGAGGGGCTGCTTCCATAA
- a CDS encoding RNA-binding protein gives MKDLIEYIAKALVDHPEDVRVIEVVGERTSVIELSVAKEDLGKIIGKQGRTARAIRVILTASSTKLRKRSVLEIVE, from the coding sequence ATGAAGGACCTAATCGAGTACATCGCAAAGGCTCTTGTCGATCATCCGGAGGACGTAAGGGTAATAGAGGTAGTAGGCGAGAGGACTTCCGTAATAGAGCTGTCAGTTGCCAAGGAGGACCTTGGCAAAATAATAGGGAAGCAGGGCAGGACCGCGCGGGCCATAAGGGTCATACTCACCGCGTCATCGACAAAGCTCAGGAAACGCTCTGTTCTGGAGATAGTTGAATAA
- a CDS encoding 30S ribosomal protein S16, giving the protein MAVKIRLTRHGAKKKPFYRIVVADSEAPRDGSFLEVIGTYDPMTEPAQVNVKGDRVTFWLGKGAVPTDTVKQLLKKVSKAA; this is encoded by the coding sequence ATGGCAGTAAAGATCAGGTTGACCAGGCACGGCGCAAAGAAAAAGCCTTTTTACCGTATCGTTGTAGCGGACTCAGAGGCCCCAAGGGACGGTAGTTTCCTCGAGGTCATCGGGACCTACGACCCCATGACCGAGCCTGCCCAGGTAAACGTCAAGGGCGACAGGGTGACGTTCTGGCTCGGCAAGGGCGCAGTCCCGACGGATACCGTTAAACAGCTCCTTAAGAAGGTCTCTAAAGCGGCCTGA
- a CDS encoding signal recognition particle protein has product MFESLSDKFRKILRDVRGKGTLTEANVQEILKEVRLALLEADVNFTVVKDFVASVKEKAMGREVLESLSPGQQFTKIVHDELTALLGGEDSALELKGKPAVIMMVGLQGSGKTTTTAKLALHLKQKGRNPYIVPADLFRLAAVLQLKKLASEIKVDCFDSENYKSPADICAEAFRIAGLKGYDILLVDTAGRLHIDDALMAELKTLSGILSPSEVLFVADSMTGQDAVNTAKGFNDAIGITGVVLTKFDGDARGGAALSMRVTTGRPIKFIGTGEKVDAIEVFHPSRLAGRILDMGDVLTLIEKAQSAFDEKQAKELQQKLKKDDFTLEDFKDQLQQIKKLGSLDSILSMVPGFDALKKSKDISIDEKEIARIEAIINSMTREERRNPSVLNASRRQRISKGSGTKVQDVNKLVNQYAGMRKMMKKFKKAGPRGLKGLFQKMM; this is encoded by the coding sequence ATGTTTGAGTCACTTTCAGATAAATTCAGGAAGATACTTCGGGACGTCAGGGGGAAGGGCACCCTGACCGAGGCCAACGTCCAGGAGATACTCAAGGAGGTCAGGCTCGCCCTCCTCGAGGCAGACGTGAATTTCACGGTCGTTAAGGACTTTGTCGCGTCCGTGAAGGAAAAGGCGATGGGCAGGGAGGTCCTTGAAAGCCTCTCCCCGGGCCAGCAGTTCACAAAGATAGTCCATGACGAGCTCACAGCCCTTCTCGGCGGCGAGGACTCGGCCCTTGAGCTTAAGGGAAAGCCGGCCGTCATCATGATGGTAGGTCTCCAGGGCTCAGGCAAGACGACCACTACGGCAAAGCTCGCGCTGCATCTTAAGCAAAAAGGCAGGAACCCGTATATAGTCCCTGCCGACCTTTTCAGGCTTGCCGCGGTCTTGCAATTAAAGAAGCTCGCAAGCGAGATCAAGGTCGACTGCTTTGACAGCGAGAACTACAAGTCCCCCGCTGATATATGCGCGGAGGCCTTCAGGATCGCCGGGCTCAAGGGGTACGACATCCTCCTCGTCGATACCGCCGGAAGGCTCCATATAGACGACGCGCTGATGGCCGAGCTTAAAACACTCAGTGGGATACTCTCCCCGAGCGAGGTCCTCTTTGTGGCCGACTCGATGACCGGCCAGGACGCGGTCAATACGGCGAAGGGCTTTAACGACGCTATTGGCATAACAGGGGTCGTGCTCACAAAGTTCGACGGAGACGCCAGGGGAGGCGCGGCCCTTTCAATGAGGGTCACGACCGGCCGCCCCATAAAGTTCATCGGCACCGGCGAGAAGGTCGACGCCATCGAGGTATTCCACCCGTCGAGGCTTGCGGGCAGGATACTCGACATGGGCGACGTGCTTACCCTTATCGAGAAGGCCCAGAGCGCCTTTGACGAGAAGCAGGCCAAAGAGCTTCAGCAAAAGCTCAAAAAGGACGATTTCACGCTGGAGGATTTCAAGGACCAGCTCCAGCAGATAAAGAAACTGGGCTCTCTCGATTCTATCCTTTCAATGGTCCCGGGCTTTGATGCCCTTAAGAAGTCCAAGGACATCAGTATTGACGAGAAGGAGATAGCGCGCATCGAGGCCATAATAAACTCGATGACCAGGGAAGAGAGGCGCAACCCCTCGGTCCTTAACGCCAGCAGGCGGCAGAGGATATCAAAGGGGAGCGGCACCAAGGTCCAGGACGTCAACAAGCTCGTCAATCAATACGCCGGGATGCGCAAGATGATGAAGAAGTTCAAGAAGGCTGGGCCAAGAGGGCTCAAGGGCCTTTTTCAGAAGATGATGTGA
- a CDS encoding ATP-dependent DNA helicase RecG, whose translation MSSLTAEALSLQLPSEARSGIQKLRELFSGFDSLDAPLKKERIERAFEAIRSISYPATPLPLQPAEAEKRLAALKTPLTYVKGIGPKLAERLSKKGLSTVEDLLYFLPIRYEDRSRIKKIRELIPGMSEAATGEVLAIGEARYGRKRVLEMAVSDGSAILKVKWFNFGPHIKKRFKNGQRLIIFGQVSAFGAQKEMIHPDIEVLSHDEEPGLSADFGGIVPIYSQVENFHQKTIRKIVRGVVDEYARKAVGGVPCGVSERHGLLGLAAAMREAHLPEGGPEAPIAAKKSLAFDELFLLETGLAMRRMSIKKESGISFRPDGKLEDGLKNLLPFKLTGAQARVVDEIKKDMSAPHPMNRLIQGDVGSGKTVVSLIAALTAIETGFQAALMAPTEILAEQHYLLSHRYAESLGLKAVLLTGNATKAERKKRLDSVRDGQTQFVIGTHALIQKDVEFKKLGLAIIDEQHRFGVVQRGELKRKGFRSEQGISPDILIMTATPIPRTLSMTVFGDLDVSIIDELPPGRKPVQTKVLRENQRPFAYETIRRELEGGSQAYIVYPLVEESKELSLRDATSMKEHLQRDIFREWRVGLLHGRMKSGEKEAVMRDFKENRLNILVSTTVIEVGVDVPNATVMLIEHAERFGLAQLHQLRGRVGRGTNSSVCMLVAGWTNSEDTYKRLKVMEETNDGFRIAEEDLKIRGAGDFIGTRQAGLPDFRTEGALSDLSLLKKAREEAIGYLKGNPGLTGPEGEVIKRVLKARWQERLELAEIG comes from the coding sequence ATCTCATCGCTTACCGCAGAGGCCCTTTCCCTTCAACTCCCGTCAGAAGCCCGTTCAGGGATACAGAAGCTAAGAGAGCTTTTCTCAGGCTTCGACAGCCTTGACGCGCCACTTAAAAAAGAGCGGATAGAAAGGGCGTTCGAGGCCATACGTTCTATCAGTTATCCAGCCACCCCATTGCCCTTGCAGCCGGCAGAGGCTGAAAAGAGGCTTGCCGCCCTTAAAACACCGCTTACCTATGTAAAGGGCATCGGCCCAAAGCTTGCCGAGAGGTTATCTAAAAAAGGCCTTTCGACCGTCGAGGACCTGCTCTATTTCCTGCCAATAAGATACGAGGACCGGAGCAGGATAAAAAAGATACGCGAGCTTATCCCGGGGATGAGCGAGGCCGCCACAGGCGAGGTGCTCGCTATCGGAGAGGCGAGGTACGGTAGAAAGAGGGTGCTTGAGATGGCAGTAAGCGACGGCAGCGCCATCCTCAAGGTCAAGTGGTTCAACTTCGGCCCGCATATAAAAAAGCGGTTCAAAAACGGCCAGCGCCTCATCATATTCGGCCAGGTCTCCGCGTTCGGCGCGCAAAAGGAGATGATACACCCGGACATAGAGGTGCTCTCTCATGACGAGGAGCCTGGCCTTTCAGCGGACTTTGGCGGCATCGTCCCCATATACTCGCAGGTCGAGAACTTCCACCAGAAGACTATACGGAAGATTGTAAGGGGCGTGGTCGATGAGTACGCCCGGAAGGCGGTAGGCGGGGTGCCCTGCGGGGTATCCGAGAGGCATGGCCTCCTGGGCCTTGCCGCCGCTATGAGGGAGGCCCACCTGCCTGAAGGAGGGCCCGAAGCCCCGATCGCCGCCAAAAAGAGCCTCGCCTTCGACGAGCTATTCCTCCTTGAGACAGGCCTTGCCATGAGAAGGATGAGCATAAAAAAGGAGAGCGGCATATCGTTCAGGCCCGATGGAAAGCTCGAAGACGGGCTTAAAAACCTCCTTCCGTTCAAGCTTACAGGGGCACAGGCAAGGGTCGTCGATGAGATAAAAAAAGACATGTCCGCTCCGCACCCGATGAACAGGCTCATACAGGGGGACGTGGGCTCCGGTAAAACTGTAGTCAGCCTCATAGCGGCTCTTACCGCTATCGAGACCGGCTTTCAGGCGGCCCTCATGGCCCCGACCGAGATACTCGCCGAACAGCACTACCTTTTGTCGCACAGGTACGCCGAATCGCTGGGCTTAAAGGCCGTTCTTCTTACAGGCAACGCCACGAAGGCGGAAAGGAAAAAGAGGCTCGATTCGGTAAGGGATGGACAAACTCAGTTTGTCATCGGCACCCACGCGCTCATACAGAAGGATGTTGAGTTCAAGAAACTGGGGCTGGCCATAATAGACGAACAGCACAGGTTCGGCGTCGTACAGAGGGGAGAGCTCAAGAGAAAGGGCTTCCGCTCGGAGCAGGGCATATCCCCGGATATCCTCATTATGACCGCGACACCCATACCGAGGACGCTTTCGATGACTGTATTCGGCGACCTTGACGTATCAATAATCGACGAACTGCCACCCGGGAGAAAGCCGGTCCAGACAAAGGTCTTGAGAGAGAATCAGAGGCCGTTTGCCTATGAGACGATAAGAAGAGAGCTTGAAGGCGGAAGCCAGGCATATATCGTCTATCCGCTCGTTGAAGAATCGAAGGAGCTGAGCCTCAGGGACGCTACCAGCATGAAGGAGCACCTGCAGCGCGATATTTTCAGGGAATGGAGGGTGGGGCTCCTGCACGGGCGGATGAAGTCAGGCGAGAAGGAAGCGGTCATGCGGGATTTCAAGGAAAACCGCCTGAACATACTCGTATCAACAACCGTCATAGAGGTCGGGGTTGACGTGCCCAACGCCACCGTGATGCTGATAGAGCACGCTGAACGTTTCGGCCTCGCCCAGCTTCACCAGCTCCGCGGCAGGGTGGGCAGAGGCACTAACAGCTCTGTATGCATGCTTGTAGCCGGGTGGACGAACTCTGAGGACACTTACAAGAGGCTCAAGGTCATGGAGGAGACCAACGACGGCTTCAGGATAGCCGAAGAGGACTTGAAGATACGGGGGGCAGGGGACTTCATCGGGACACGGCAGGCGGGACTGCCGGATTTCCGGACAGAAGGGGCTCTGTCTGATTTAAGCCTCCTTAAGAAGGCGAGGGAAGAGGCTATCGGCTATCTTAAGGGAAACCCCGGCCTTACAGGCCCTGAAGGCGAGGTCATCAAGCGAGTGCTCAAGGCCAGGTGGCAGGAGAGGCTTGAGCTGGCGGAGATAGGGTAG
- a CDS encoding potassium transporter Kup, which produces MRNIIKSLGIVYGDIGTSPIYTITVIFLLLEPTFENVRGVLSLVFWTLITLVTVQYAWLATTLGKKGEGGTIVLRELLLPYLKGGRKIAFISILSFIGVSLLVGDGVITPAISILSAVEGSTLIPGLENLSQTGIVMIAGLIAIVLFLFQRKGTEKMAWAFGPVMLIWFSSLAVSGIAGIMNEPGVLAGVNPYYGMKFMADHGLAGFFILSEVILCATGGEALYADMGHLGRAPIVKGWYMVFVVLVINYMGQGAFLLTHPETKNVLFEMVFSQAQFLYVPFLILSISATIIASQAMISGMFSIVYQGITTHIMPLFKVDYTSREMRSQIYIPFVNWFLLVAVLFIMYVFQASSRLAAAYGLAVTGTMAVTGIMMTWIFFRRGDYFRTAVSVFISIIVFIYFFSNIFKIPHGGYWSIIIALLPFSIILIYTRGQRRLYRALKPLNRDAFLIGYNQIYKALPKIHGTALFFAKDANEIAPYIVHTMFKNNIIYHDNVIVSITREDSPYGISSRSGEELAPGLRVFEIRSGYMEVVDVEAILKSSGINEKTIFYGLEEISTSNIFWKVFSVIKKLTPTFLIFYKLPTNKLHGVITRVEM; this is translated from the coding sequence ATGCGAAATATAATAAAATCCCTCGGCATAGTCTACGGTGATATAGGCACAAGCCCTATATACACCATTACTGTCATCTTCCTTCTCCTGGAGCCCACCTTTGAGAATGTACGGGGTGTGCTCTCGCTCGTTTTCTGGACCCTTATCACCCTTGTCACCGTCCAGTACGCGTGGCTTGCCACGACCCTCGGCAAAAAGGGCGAGGGCGGCACTATAGTCTTAAGGGAACTCCTGCTCCCTTATCTCAAGGGCGGCAGGAAGATAGCCTTTATTTCGATACTTTCCTTTATAGGCGTTTCTCTCCTGGTCGGCGATGGAGTCATAACCCCGGCCATCTCCATACTGAGCGCGGTCGAGGGCTCGACCCTCATACCGGGTTTAGAGAACCTGAGCCAGACCGGTATCGTCATGATCGCTGGCCTCATCGCGATCGTGCTGTTCCTCTTTCAGAGAAAAGGGACCGAGAAGATGGCCTGGGCCTTCGGCCCAGTGATGCTCATATGGTTCTCGTCGCTTGCCGTCTCTGGCATCGCCGGCATAATGAACGAGCCAGGTGTGCTGGCAGGTGTCAACCCGTATTACGGGATGAAGTTCATGGCCGACCATGGCCTTGCAGGCTTCTTCATCCTCTCCGAGGTGATACTCTGCGCCACCGGAGGAGAGGCCCTTTACGCTGACATGGGGCACCTCGGAAGGGCGCCGATCGTCAAGGGATGGTACATGGTCTTCGTCGTCCTTGTGATCAACTATATGGGGCAGGGCGCCTTCCTCCTTACCCATCCGGAGACCAAGAACGTCCTCTTCGAGATGGTCTTCAGCCAGGCGCAGTTCCTGTACGTGCCTTTTCTGATCTTGAGCATCTCGGCCACGATAATAGCTTCGCAGGCTATGATAAGCGGTATGTTCTCGATAGTCTACCAGGGCATCACCACGCATATCATGCCCCTTTTCAAGGTCGATTACACCTCCCGCGAGATGAGGAGCCAGATATACATTCCGTTCGTAAACTGGTTCCTCCTCGTAGCCGTCCTCTTCATCATGTATGTCTTCCAGGCTTCCAGCCGCCTTGCCGCCGCTTACGGGCTTGCCGTAACGGGCACGATGGCGGTCACCGGCATCATGATGACCTGGATATTCTTCCGGAGGGGAGATTATTTCAGGACCGCCGTCTCAGTCTTTATCTCGATCATAGTTTTTATCTACTTTTTCTCGAACATCTTCAAGATCCCCCACGGAGGCTACTGGTCGATCATCATAGCCCTGCTGCCGTTTTCAATCATACTCATATACACAAGGGGCCAAAGGAGGCTATACAGGGCGTTGAAGCCGCTTAACAGGGACGCCTTCCTCATAGGCTACAACCAGATCTACAAGGCTTTGCCCAAGATACACGGCACAGCCCTGTTTTTCGCCAAGGACGCGAACGAGATAGCCCCGTACATCGTCCATACGATGTTCAAGAACAACATCATATATCACGACAACGTGATAGTCTCCATAACGAGGGAAGACTCCCCCTATGGGATATCCTCAAGGTCCGGCGAGGAGCTGGCGCCGGGGCTCAGAGTCTTCGAGATACGCTCAGGATACATGGAGGTCGTAGACGTCGAGGCGATACTAAAGTCCTCAGGGATAAACGAGAAGACCATATTCTACGGGCTCGAGGAGATATCCACCTCGAACATCTTCTGGAAGGTATTTTCTGTCATAAAAAAGCTTACCCCGACCTTCCTTATATTCTATAAGCTCCCTACAAACAAGCTCCACGGCGTCATAACCCGCGTAGAGATGTAG